Within the Bacillus sp. FSL K6-3431 genome, the region TCTGTTAATATCTATACGCTTTACATTCAGGAGAAATTCACTGACGTACAAAGACTTTTGCAAAAAAGCAGCGATGGAAAATCTCATTATGACCGGGCACTCGAGTTTGTATCCAATCCAGCCCCTTCAAAGAAATTTACAGATATAGAGGGAATGGATCAGCTTGTATTCTTTAAACAACTACAATTGGCATATGGATGGGACTTTTATACAGACCTCCATATCGCTTACCGAGAGATGGATAGCAAAGAGATTCCAACAACAGATCAGCAAAAGAAAGACATGTTACTTTATATGACGTCTAAGACATCCGGATATGATCTAGTGTCATTCTACCAAAAATGGGGATGGAGTATAACGGATGAGGCTATACAAAAAGTAAAAGATCTCAATTTACCAGTACCTACAGTTCCCGTTGAGACATTACACGAAATACCTGTTGAGACCGTGGATGATCTGATTAAAGTTGTCGAGCAATTCGAAAAGGGAGGAGAATTCGAAAATAAAGGTACTCCCCGCTCTTTGAAGATCCATTTAACAGCAGTGGGTCGTTACGAAAAGCAGGAAGCATCTGAAAAGGTGCTCAAACACATGGAAAGTTTTAAATTGATGCTGGACCATCAGAAAGAAAACGAGTTGATTTCCGAGAAGGCATATAAAAGGCTCAAGGCCGATGCTGATTCATTAATTTCGAAGTGGCAGTGAAAAGATATAGGTGAATTTTCTTCCTGTGGCAGCGATTGATTTGTCACAGGAAGACTTTAAAAAGTGACATGGAGGTTAGGTTTTGGGATTTCCTCCATCCGGATTGTCGGGAGGGGGATTACAATAGAGAGTTATCGTTTTTCCAAAAAAGATCGGAGCTTGGATAAAAAAGGGACAAACAAACCCCTTCAGATATTCGCTCTATTATATTCGTTATTGTTAATCGTCTCACAACTAACTTCGCCGACTGGTGCTTCTTTTCATGATGCAACAAATATTGGAGGGACTCTTTCAGCTGCCGAGGTTTTTAATGAAGCTGAATTGGAGAGCCCACTTCAAGAAAATAAGGGTGACCAGCAAAAAGAGACGAGCAGTGACGACCAAAATCGGGACGAAATCGTTGACAATGAAAGCGAAGAGCAAGTTCTGGACAAAATCGTTGACAATGAAAGCGAAGAGCAAGTTCTGGACAAAGTCGTTGAGAATGACAGCGCAGAACAAGATCGCAGTGTAATGGAAAAAAATCTCGATTCGACTAAGAGCTCTGAGGTTCAGGGCGGTCAGGATGATTCAGAAACCAAGGAGAGATCGGATCCATCTTCTAAACTTGAAAATCAAGATGACTCTCAACTAGATAGTGGGAAGGGAGATGTTAAATAGGACAAGCCTTGATATTCCTGCTGTAAATTCAAATGGATCGGAGTGATAGTGAAAATGAAAGGGAAAATCATTCTAAGATGGATTAGTAATATCATCACAACAGTGTTGATTATCCTGCTGGTCAGCACAGTTTTCGTTGTGATTTCTTCTAGAGCTTCGGGAGGGGAACCAAGTCTGTTCGGTTACCAATTAAAAACGGTCTTGTCCGGTTCCATGGAGCCTGAGATACAGACAGGTTCGATCATTATGATTCAATCAACCAAAGATACGAAAGATTTTAAAAAGGACGATGTGATCACTTTCAGAACGATCGAAAATATGATAATTACGCACCGGATCGTAAAAGTCGAAAACTCCGGCCAACGCTATATCACTCAAGGCGATAACAATAATGGACCTGATGTAGAACCAGTACTTGCTCAAAATATCGTTGGACAATATTCAGGATTTACCATACCAAATGTAGGTTATATGCTTCATTTCGTTAATACAAAGTTAGGTGCTGCATTGTTATTGATCATACCAGGCCTATTATTTCTTGGACATGCGGTTTTAACGACTAGGCGTGTGTTACGTCTCGTTGAGCTCCAAAATAATTGATTGAACATGAATGAAAAATAGGTGACTGCGCTTATTATGGAACTTAATTATATAAGGCGTTCGCATCATACAAAAAATGAGGAGGAAGAAATATGAATATCAAAAAGCAACTTAGCATGGGTCTGATGTCTGCGGTACTCGGTGTGACTTTAATAGGGGGAGGCACATACGCGTATTTTAGTGACAGTGTGAAAACGAACAACACATTTGCAGCGGGAACTCTGGATCTTGCTGTCAATCCTACACAGGTGATTAATGTAGACAACATCAAGCCCGGTGACTCTTTTATTCGTGATTTTGAACTTCAAAATAATGGTACTTTAGATATTGGAAAAGTACTGTTGGAAACAGCTTATACGGTTAATGATGCAATAGGAAACAACACAGAAGACCTTGGCAAATATATTGAAGTGGAGTTTTTATATAATGCTGATAAGTTGGATGAAGTCATATACAAAACGACATTAACTGAACTGAAGGAGATGACGCCGGAAGCAGTGAATGAACGTGTTTTTGAACCGATTTTTGAGGAGCAAGGACTTCCAGTGGGTTCAATGGATGACCTCATTGTCAAATTTAACTTTATTGATAATGGAGAAAATCAAAATGAATTCCAAGGGGATTCATTAAATTTAACTTGGACATTTAATGCACAGCAAACAGAAGGGGTGCAAAAATAACTGACGCGTTAATGTAGTGGATATAGTTTTTGTTAGTTATAGCCATATTTAAGGCGTTACAAAGAAAAGCTCCTGTATACCTTTTATCTTGTTGGGTGTAAGTTTATACTTTTAATCTAGGTTAGGAAAAAGCAATGGTTTTTGATAAAAAACCGTTGCCTTTTTTGAAAGGCAATCTATCAGCTATTGAATTGCATTTTGTTTCTATCATAGAAAGGATTTAGATAAGGCTCCTCAAAACGTATTGTCAAAATATTTATAAAATACAATTTAGAGGTGAATTAAAATGAAAAAAACTGTAACTATATTTTTAGGTATTTGTTTAATATTCGGCTTAGTGAATCTTCACCCAGCTATATTTGTCAGTGCAGAAGGCGGAACCAAAGACAATCAAATCGTTAATGGCAATTTTGAAAAAACGATAATTACAAAGAAAAACATATGGGCAAATAACGTGGAACCAGATGGATGGGGAGTATGGATTCCCAGTGGAAAGCCACAATTATCTATCGACCATGAGGAGTATCGTGAAGGCAGTCAGTCCATACGCATTGATGCTCCAACAAACAGCAGGGCGGACGTTTTACAGGATGTGCCGATTATTCCAGGAAGTAACTATAAGTTCAAGGTTTGGATCAAAACCGATAAAGTAGAGGCTTCCTTGGGAGGCGTATTCGTTCGAACACAGTATTTGGATAATCAAGGCAAGAAAATTAGTGACGGACCAAGTACAGATAAATTAACAGGCACCAATGGTTGGGCTTTACATGAGATGAATGTACCAGCTCCGGAAAATGCAAGTAGGTTGCGAATCGAGCTTTTCCTAGAAACCGCCACGGGAACTGTTTGGTTTGACGACGTAAATTTGGAGGAGACAGATGAAGTGTTCTTATCAGGATTCGCACTGAAGCAAAGTACGATCACAATGGAGAAAGGAGAATCTATTTCTTTAACCCCGCTCTTTACACCTGAGACTGCCACTGACAAAACCGTGTTTTGGGAATCAACAGATTCAGATGTTGCATTAGTAGATGATCAGGGGAATGTAACGGCTAAAGATAATGGATACGCCACAATTAAAGCGACGACACAAGATGGGGGATATATAAGTGAAACACTAATTAGCGTTGAATCCCCTGAAACGATACAAGCATATAATGAGGTGCGGTTGAATTGGTTCAACAAATTAACGGGTAATGATTTATACGACCCAGAAGATGCGGATGTTGCCGCATATATTTCTAATTTGAATGAACGTATAACCAATTCCGATAATACTGGTCGCTGGGATACGTTAAATAAATCTTTGGATCGGGATTTTTTATGGGATTTCTTGCAAAGCAAGACCGACTCCAGTCAAATTTCACATGCTTTCGGTATTATCAGGGATATGGCTATGGCTTATTCAATAAAAGGGTCGAAATTGTATCATCATGAAGAACTTCGAGATGATATTATCGGAGCTTTGGAGTGGATGTATGATAACCGATACAATGAGCGTAAAAAAGAGTATGGAAATTGGTGGGATTGGGAAATTGGAACACCTCAGATTTTGAATAATATTGTGGTTCTTATGTATGATGATTTAACCTCTTTGCAAATTGCTAACTATATGGGAACGATTGATCAGTTTGTACCAGACCCTACAAAAAGGGTAGCAAATTCTGGTGTTACAGAAACAGGAGCTAATTTGTTGGATAAGGCCCTTGTTGTTACCCTAAGAGGTGTTATTGGTAAAAGTGGTGCAAAAATCAATCAAGGAAGTGACTCCATTGGTGACGAGTTTCGGTACGTTGACCAAGGGGATGGGGTATATAAGGATGGATCTCTTGTCCAACATTCTGTGATAGCGTATACCGGAAGTTACGGATCTGTTTGGGTAAACCGTGCGGCAGACATGCTGTATTTATTAAGAGAATCCCCTTGGGCTGTTACAGATCCTAATGTCAATAACGTATATAATTGGGTAACAGATTCCTTTGAATCACTGATTTATAAAGGTGCCATGATGGATATGGTTCGAGGACGAGCCATATCTAGAGAAAACGAAAGGGATCGCCAGAGTGGTAAAGGTACGATTTTAAGTCTGCTCCGCTTGGCCGAAGCGGCACCACCGGAAAAAGAACTATTGATCAAGCAAATGGTAAAAGAATGGATTGAGGAAGACAGCGTAATCGACAATTATGCTGAAGGTCTACCAATTTATGAAATGAACCTAGTCAAATCTCTTATAAATGATTCTTCCATTAAACCAAGAGGAGAATTGATTAAGAATCAAGTATTTGCTGGGATGGATCGAGTTGTACATCTACGACAGGAATTTGGATTTGGCATCAGTATGTTTTCTAACCGGATATCGGCATTTTCGTACGGAAACGGAGAAAATAAAAAAGGGTGGCATACAGGCACTGGTATGACATATTTATACAACGACGATCTTACTCATTACAGTAATGATTTTTGGCCAACCGTCGACAGTGAACGATTACCAGGTACGACAACAGATCGATCGAAAGGAACATTGCAGGATTGGCGAGCTTATCATAATCCCAAAACATGGGTTGGAGGCTCGTCCATGGATGGAATTTATGGTGCGGCCGGAATAGACTTCTCATTGGAAAAATCGACGGGAAGTACATTACAAGGGAAAAAGTCATGGTTCATGTTCGATAATGAGGTAGTTGCTATCGGATCGGGAATTACAAGTACAGATAACCGTCAAGTAGAAACGATTATCGAGAACCGTCAACTGAACGACAGCGGAGATGATCAGCTGATGATAAATGGAAAAATCAAATCGGACCAACTGGGATGGTCAGAAACAGTGGATGAGGTAAAATGGGCTCATTTGGAAGGCAAAGTCTCAAGTTCCGATATTGGCTATTTCTTCCCGGGAAATTCGGAAATATCTGGTTTACGTGAATCCAGAACCGGTTCTTGGAATGATATCAATAACGGAGGTTCCAAGACACCCGTTACTAGGAATTATCTGAGTTTGGCTGTAGATCACGGGCTAAACCCAGAGGCAGGAGCGTATTCATATATTCTCTTACCGAACAAGAATGCAGAGGCAACGGAACGCTACAGTCTAAATCCAGATGTGACCATACTCAGTGACACTTCGGATTTACATGCAGTAAAAGAGGATACCCTTGGAATCACAGCGGCTAATTTCTGGAACGCGGGAACTGTAGATATTATTACATCAGATAACCCGGCCTCTGTCATGGTAAGAGAGGAGAATGGGGAGGTAGCAGTTGCTGTTTCGGATCCAACGCAAAGGCAGAAGAAGGTCACGATTGAATTGGATAAAGCAGAACTATCTTTAGTTAGTCAGGATGATACAGTTGACGTTTTGCAGACTTCTCCCACATTAAAGCTAGAAATCAATGTAGCTAGCTCTATTGGGAAAACACATATTGTAAGATTCAAAGATACGTCTGATCCTGAACTAGATAAGCGAGTGTTGGAAGAGTTACTAGAAACTGCAGCGATCATATCGAACGACAATGGTGAGTATACAGAAAAATCTTATGAATCTTTACAACAAGCGATCAAGTTAACAGAAGAAGCTTTGGAAAGCAGTAAATCGCAAGAAGATCTAGATACGGCTGTGAAAGTTCTGCAAACAGCGGTTGATTGGTTAGTACCTGCGAAAGACATAAGTGTATCATGGCTTCTCGATGTGCTTGAAGAATACAAAGAAGATTTATCGGAGGACGTCACTCGTGCTTTAAACATACATTTAACAGCGGTGGCTCGTTACGAAGAGCAGGAAGTAGCTAAAAAGGTGGTTAAACACATGGAAAGCTTTAAATTATTGCTTGACCAGCAGAAAAGAGACGATTTAATTTCTGAAAAGGCGTATAACAGGCTTCTGGATGGTGCTGACTCTTTGATTATGAAGTGGCAATAAAATCAAGTATCCCTCGTGGTAATTATGATCATGGGGGATCTTAACAAATAACACGAAGGTTAGGTTTTACGCTATTTCCTTTTTAAAAAATAATATCGAGATTAGGTGAGTAAATGTTAAGGAAGATAATATATTCATACTCAACAATTCTTTTATTTAGTTCGGTACTTTTTCTTTCAGAAAACGTAATGGCTAATACTATGGATCATGAAGTAGGCTATCAAACCTCCTCGTTAGAGAGTGATTATGTTTTTTTTAACAAAGATTTAGAAGCGGGAATCCCTGTTATTCCAGGAAGTGGAGGAGTAGCAGCTTTGGGTGATGGAGCGTTTGTCGTCAATGTTCCAGAGGCTATTCCAAATATTGCAGCTGCCACCTATGATAAAGGAAGAATTGTGTTAGCGGGTGATTTAAGGTATTTTTCTCTTAAAAATAATGAGGAACCGCTTAGTCTGCTTAGCCGGAATATCCTGCTATGGTTGACTGATAAATCGATTATAGACAACGGAAATGGAAGCAAATACACTGGTCGATATGCAGAAGCACTAACCGGAAAGAAAAAGTTAAAATTGGTTACGAACTCTGAAAAGCTAAATATCGATCCAGCTCTCCCTATCGAAATTGTCAAAGTTGAAAAATTGGATAAAAGTGCATTAAATCCAAATAAACATACAGTAGCCTTCGTTGATGAAACTGTTAAAGGGGATGAGCTCCCGATACTTGAGAAATATATACAACAAGGCGGAAATATCATTGCTGCGATAAATGGCGGAGATTTAGAAGGAATTACAAGAAACACTCCGGTAGAGAAGCGAGCTCAGCTTGGGAACTGGAGAGGCATCCGAATCAACCAGCATTATCCTATACAAAGTTTATTGAATCGTTTCGGTTTATCATTGCTCAACAGCAAAACCAGTCCAACTGTATTCACAAGTAAATTAACGATAGAGGAGATTCAGGAAAATCACATTTTAAATAGATTACAAGAAGGAAAGTCAATTGAGGAAGGTGCCTTGGGCTATGAAGATATTAATCTGGGGCCAACCGGAACAGATAACACGAAAAAACAGAAATTGTTATTAGATGTATTAAATGAGACGTTGGAAACAATAACAGAGGAATCTACGCTTTATCAATGGGCAATAAAGGAATCTGCTTCATATGGAAAAGTTGAGTTTCCTATTAAACGGGTGGAAATGCCATATCGTAATTCACTTTTAAACTTTCAATTTACACATTTTACAATTGACGCTGGAAATGAAAAGTCTCCATATGCTGATGAGTTTCCGGGAAAGGTATCTGAAGATGCACAGCTTGTTCATAATAAAATGGTATCTATAAACATTTCAAATCCTGATCTTATGTATGCCCGGGCATTGCCGAGCAAAAATTGGAAAAGCACAGGTCTGTACGCTCCTCCAGGTAAAGATGTCACGATTAATGTACCAAAAGGTGTCCAGAACGTAAGTGTGCAAATTGGTTCGCATGATGATGAGATAAATGGATTATCTGAGTGGAAAAGAGTACCTAATATCGTTCATTTTAAGAAACTTGTTCCAGGGGAAAACGTCATTAGTAGTCCTTATGGAGGTTTGATTTACTTTATTCCGATGATGACCGATACGCCGGAACAGATCGTTGATTTTTCAATTAGCGGCGCTATAGAAGCACCTTATTATGAAATTGGAAAAACAACGGACCAGGAGTGGCAGGAAATCCAGGCAAGAGGTGCAGTCGCTCCATTTGGTGAATTAAAAGCTGATCAATTGATTATTACTCTTCCTTCTGAGTATTTACTAGAGTTGGAGGATCCAGAACGTATCGCTGGTTTATGGGATGATATCATTTCAGATTATGATAAGCTCGCTGGGCTGGACTTTAATAATGAAATGCCAAATAAGAAGTATCCCATCCCTTTCCGAATTGTTTTGGATAAACAAATCAAGGGAGGATTAATGCACGCAGGAAGTCCTATCATGGCACATATTGAATATGGTTCGACTAATTATGCTTCTTCTATTGTAGATGAGTCATATATCAAACATCATGCATGGGGTTTCTGGCATGAAATAGGACATGAATATCAGCAGGCACCGTGGACCTGGGGAGATTTCAGTGAGGTTACAGTGAATCTTTTTTCTCTATTAACAGATGAAAAGTTTAATAACCCATCACGATTACTAGATGTAACCAATGGAAAAGATTCATATGATAGCGCTTTGGAGTTTGTTACGGATCCTAATCCAGACAAGCTTTATAAGCAAATAGGAAACTTTGAAAGATTGGTCATGTTCCAGCAACTTAGAATGGTATATGGATGGGATTTATACACGGAGGTTTTTACTGCTTACAGGGAAATGGATGACCAACAACTTCCGAAAGCAAATCAGGATATGATAGATACGTTCGTTATATTAGCATCAACAACATCTGGGGAAGATTTAATCGAATTTTTCTCCAAATGGGGAATTTATATTTCTGGGGACGCTGCCCGCGATATTGAAGCATTAAATTTGGACAAACCTGAATCAGAAATCTGGCTTTTACGAGAAGAAAAGGATACGCCTGATCCTGAAATAGATAAGCGAGTGCTGGAAGAGTTACTGGGAACTGCCGCGGCCATATCGAACGACAATGGCGAGTATACAGAAAAATCTTATGCATCTTTACAACAAGCCATCAAGTTAGCAAAAGAGGCTTTGGAAAGCAGTAAATCGCAAGAAGATCTAGATACGGCTGTGAAAGTTCTGCAAACGGCGGTTGATTGGTTAGTACCGGCGAAAGACATAAGTGCATCATGGCTTCATGATATGCTTGAAGAATACAAAGATGATTTATCGGAGGATGTCACTCGTTCTTTACGCATACATTTAACAGCGGTGGCTCGTTACGAAGAGCAGGAAGTAGCCAAAAAAGTGGTCAAACACATGGAAAGCTTTAAATTATTGCTTAACCATCAGAAAAAAGACGATTTAATTTCTGAAAAGGTGTATAAGAGGCTTCATGACGGTGCTGATTCTTTGATTATGAAGTGGCAATAAATGATAAACAGCTTAAGCCCCCACCTTTAAGCGAAGCGTAGGCGGGAGTTACCAA harbors:
- the sipW gene encoding signal peptidase I SipW; translation: MKGKIILRWISNIITTVLIILLVSTVFVVISSRASGGEPSLFGYQLKTVLSGSMEPEIQTGSIIMIQSTKDTKDFKKDDVITFRTIENMIITHRIVKVENSGQRYITQGDNNNGPDVEPVLAQNIVGQYSGFTIPNVGYMLHFVNTKLGAALLLIIPGLLFLGHAVLTTRRVLRLVELQNN
- a CDS encoding M60 family metallopeptidase — translated: MLRKIIYSYSTILLFSSVLFLSENVMANTMDHEVGYQTSSLESDYVFFNKDLEAGIPVIPGSGGVAALGDGAFVVNVPEAIPNIAAATYDKGRIVLAGDLRYFSLKNNEEPLSLLSRNILLWLTDKSIIDNGNGSKYTGRYAEALTGKKKLKLVTNSEKLNIDPALPIEIVKVEKLDKSALNPNKHTVAFVDETVKGDELPILEKYIQQGGNIIAAINGGDLEGITRNTPVEKRAQLGNWRGIRINQHYPIQSLLNRFGLSLLNSKTSPTVFTSKLTIEEIQENHILNRLQEGKSIEEGALGYEDINLGPTGTDNTKKQKLLLDVLNETLETITEESTLYQWAIKESASYGKVEFPIKRVEMPYRNSLLNFQFTHFTIDAGNEKSPYADEFPGKVSEDAQLVHNKMVSINISNPDLMYARALPSKNWKSTGLYAPPGKDVTINVPKGVQNVSVQIGSHDDEINGLSEWKRVPNIVHFKKLVPGENVISSPYGGLIYFIPMMTDTPEQIVDFSISGAIEAPYYEIGKTTDQEWQEIQARGAVAPFGELKADQLIITLPSEYLLELEDPERIAGLWDDIISDYDKLAGLDFNNEMPNKKYPIPFRIVLDKQIKGGLMHAGSPIMAHIEYGSTNYASSIVDESYIKHHAWGFWHEIGHEYQQAPWTWGDFSEVTVNLFSLLTDEKFNNPSRLLDVTNGKDSYDSALEFVTDPNPDKLYKQIGNFERLVMFQQLRMVYGWDLYTEVFTAYREMDDQQLPKANQDMIDTFVILASTTSGEDLIEFFSKWGIYISGDAARDIEALNLDKPESEIWLLREEKDTPDPEIDKRVLEELLGTAAAISNDNGEYTEKSYASLQQAIKLAKEALESSKSQEDLDTAVKVLQTAVDWLVPAKDISASWLHDMLEEYKDDLSEDVTRSLRIHLTAVARYEEQEVAKKVVKHMESFKLLLNHQKKDDLISEKVYKRLHDGADSLIMKWQ
- a CDS encoding CalY family protein; the encoded protein is MNIKKQLSMGLMSAVLGVTLIGGGTYAYFSDSVKTNNTFAAGTLDLAVNPTQVINVDNIKPGDSFIRDFELQNNGTLDIGKVLLETAYTVNDAIGNNTEDLGKYIEVEFLYNADKLDEVIYKTTLTELKEMTPEAVNERVFEPIFEEQGLPVGSMDDLIVKFNFIDNGENQNEFQGDSLNLTWTFNAQQTEGVQK
- a CDS encoding polysaccharide lyase family 8 super-sandwich domain-containing protein, which codes for MKKTVTIFLGICLIFGLVNLHPAIFVSAEGGTKDNQIVNGNFEKTIITKKNIWANNVEPDGWGVWIPSGKPQLSIDHEEYREGSQSIRIDAPTNSRADVLQDVPIIPGSNYKFKVWIKTDKVEASLGGVFVRTQYLDNQGKKISDGPSTDKLTGTNGWALHEMNVPAPENASRLRIELFLETATGTVWFDDVNLEETDEVFLSGFALKQSTITMEKGESISLTPLFTPETATDKTVFWESTDSDVALVDDQGNVTAKDNGYATIKATTQDGGYISETLISVESPETIQAYNEVRLNWFNKLTGNDLYDPEDADVAAYISNLNERITNSDNTGRWDTLNKSLDRDFLWDFLQSKTDSSQISHAFGIIRDMAMAYSIKGSKLYHHEELRDDIIGALEWMYDNRYNERKKEYGNWWDWEIGTPQILNNIVVLMYDDLTSLQIANYMGTIDQFVPDPTKRVANSGVTETGANLLDKALVVTLRGVIGKSGAKINQGSDSIGDEFRYVDQGDGVYKDGSLVQHSVIAYTGSYGSVWVNRAADMLYLLRESPWAVTDPNVNNVYNWVTDSFESLIYKGAMMDMVRGRAISRENERDRQSGKGTILSLLRLAEAAPPEKELLIKQMVKEWIEEDSVIDNYAEGLPIYEMNLVKSLINDSSIKPRGELIKNQVFAGMDRVVHLRQEFGFGISMFSNRISAFSYGNGENKKGWHTGTGMTYLYNDDLTHYSNDFWPTVDSERLPGTTTDRSKGTLQDWRAYHNPKTWVGGSSMDGIYGAAGIDFSLEKSTGSTLQGKKSWFMFDNEVVAIGSGITSTDNRQVETIIENRQLNDSGDDQLMINGKIKSDQLGWSETVDEVKWAHLEGKVSSSDIGYFFPGNSEISGLRESRTGSWNDINNGGSKTPVTRNYLSLAVDHGLNPEAGAYSYILLPNKNAEATERYSLNPDVTILSDTSDLHAVKEDTLGITAANFWNAGTVDIITSDNPASVMVREENGEVAVAVSDPTQRQKKVTIELDKAELSLVSQDDTVDVLQTSPTLKLEINVASSIGKTHIVRFKDTSDPELDKRVLEELLETAAIISNDNGEYTEKSYESLQQAIKLTEEALESSKSQEDLDTAVKVLQTAVDWLVPAKDISVSWLLDVLEEYKEDLSEDVTRALNIHLTAVARYEEQEVAKKVVKHMESFKLLLDQQKRDDLISEKAYNRLLDGADSLIMKWQ